The Spirosoma foliorum genome has a window encoding:
- a CDS encoding efflux RND transporter permease subunit — protein MNLSEFSVKNWQFMLVLFLGVAALGINSLLNMPRGEDPEFTAPSFAVAVIYPGTDALDMEKLVVDPGEARFNALENMNHVITNVDDGLAVFRLDYDYGVDPEEKYQEIIREVNALKAELPSDIYRIDIKKFSPTDVSIVQVALLSEVASSKELGEYADKLKEDFEKVKSLKNAEDWGYPASVVRVSLNIEKMAQNGVAVNRVLGAIQAENLNIPGGNIQAGTRKFNVKTAGDYQSLDEIRNTIVSTNGQKIIYLRDVADVDFNYEDETYITRLNGHRAVLVTAGQKTGENIAKVGEQLNPVIDRFAKTLPPHITLVKNFDQTVSVNKRLAHFVQDFGLAILLVSLTLLPLGFRAAIVVMISIPLSLAIGLAGLDFLGFSINQLSIVGLIVALGILVDDSIVVVENIERYLRDGYSKREAAIKATGQITLAVIGCTVTLILAFLPLLFLPEASGDFIRSLPMAVVTTILASLLVSLTIVPFLSSRILKESHNPEGNIFMRALKKVISGSYSRLLHWGLRHPVVTLLVAGVLFTGALYMFKIVGFALFPASEKPQFLINIDTPDGTSLSETDRVARYVEGVLKKEPDVKYVTTNVGRGQPRIYYNIIQRNESPNYAQFYVQLVDVEPAEKRVLIDKLRERFKFYPNAKIEVKDFEQGPDQEAPVAIRVFGENLDTLKVMAARVETAFKQTPGLIYVNNPLSSQKTDLRVRINKEKAGLLGISIADVNRTIRLAIAGLNVGTFKEPNGDDYTINVTLPKGKVADQHVLSNLYVNTLTGSAVPLRQIADLEFESSMNQIRHYDKDRYVTITGFVKTGYLVDNVFNGVLSKLDKMKFPTGFSYKAAGELESREKSFGGLGTIILITIFGFIAVLVLEFGTFKSTLIVLSVIPLGVIGAVLALYFTGNPFSFVAVIGLIALIGIEVKNSILLVDFTNHLREEGMSLIDAIQEAGEIRFVPIVLTSLTAIGGLIPLAIEGNPLYSPLAWVIIGGLISSTLLSRIVTPVLYKLLPPGVVVKSVPAKEPEMA, from the coding sequence ATGAACTTATCCGAATTTTCCGTTAAAAACTGGCAGTTTATGTTGGTGCTGTTTCTGGGCGTAGCCGCCCTGGGCATCAACTCACTGCTCAATATGCCACGGGGCGAAGACCCCGAATTTACGGCACCTAGTTTTGCCGTAGCGGTCATTTATCCCGGCACCGATGCGCTTGATATGGAAAAGCTGGTGGTTGATCCGGGAGAAGCCCGGTTCAATGCACTGGAGAACATGAACCACGTGATTACCAACGTGGATGATGGTCTGGCCGTGTTCCGACTTGATTACGATTACGGTGTCGATCCAGAAGAAAAATACCAGGAAATTATCCGGGAAGTAAACGCGCTGAAGGCCGAGCTACCTTCGGATATTTACCGGATCGATATAAAGAAATTTTCGCCAACCGACGTCAGTATTGTACAGGTAGCGCTGCTGTCGGAAGTGGCTTCTTCCAAAGAGTTAGGTGAGTATGCCGACAAACTGAAAGAAGACTTTGAGAAAGTAAAAAGCCTGAAAAATGCCGAAGACTGGGGCTATCCGGCATCGGTGGTCCGGGTATCGCTGAACATTGAAAAAATGGCTCAGAATGGCGTGGCCGTAAACCGGGTATTGGGTGCCATTCAGGCAGAAAATCTGAATATTCCGGGCGGCAATATTCAGGCCGGTACGCGGAAATTCAACGTTAAAACCGCTGGTGACTACCAATCGCTCGACGAAATCCGGAATACAATTGTTTCGACCAACGGCCAGAAAATCATCTATTTACGTGACGTAGCCGACGTTGATTTTAATTACGAAGACGAAACGTACATCACACGTCTGAATGGCCACCGGGCTGTTCTTGTAACAGCAGGTCAAAAAACGGGCGAAAACATTGCCAAAGTTGGTGAGCAGTTGAATCCCGTTATCGATCGGTTTGCAAAAACACTACCTCCACACATTACGCTCGTTAAAAATTTCGACCAGACGGTTAGCGTCAACAAACGACTCGCCCATTTTGTACAGGATTTTGGTCTGGCCATTCTGCTTGTTTCGCTTACCCTGCTCCCACTCGGTTTCCGGGCTGCCATCGTCGTCATGATCTCGATTCCACTATCGCTGGCAATTGGCTTAGCGGGTCTCGACTTTCTTGGATTCAGTATCAACCAGTTAAGTATCGTCGGGCTGATTGTTGCCCTGGGTATTCTGGTCGATGACTCCATCGTGGTTGTCGAAAATATCGAGCGTTATCTCCGTGATGGGTATTCAAAACGGGAAGCCGCGATTAAGGCCACTGGCCAAATTACATTGGCCGTTATTGGCTGTACTGTTACGCTGATTCTCGCATTCTTGCCACTCTTGTTTTTGCCCGAAGCTTCTGGCGATTTCATACGTTCATTGCCGATGGCGGTCGTAACGACGATTCTGGCGTCGTTGCTGGTATCGCTGACGATTGTTCCTTTTTTGTCGAGCCGGATTTTAAAGGAGTCTCATAATCCAGAAGGAAACATCTTCATGCGTGCACTCAAAAAAGTCATCAGCGGTTCCTACAGTCGCCTGTTGCACTGGGGCTTACGTCACCCAGTCGTTACGCTGCTGGTAGCGGGGGTGTTGTTTACAGGCGCTTTATACATGTTTAAAATTGTGGGTTTCGCGCTGTTTCCAGCTTCCGAAAAACCGCAGTTTCTGATCAATATCGATACACCCGATGGCACCAGTTTATCAGAAACCGACCGGGTAGCCCGTTACGTGGAAGGCGTTCTGAAAAAAGAGCCCGACGTTAAATACGTTACCACAAACGTGGGCCGGGGCCAGCCGCGTATTTATTACAACATCATTCAACGGAACGAATCGCCCAATTATGCTCAGTTTTACGTGCAATTGGTGGATGTAGAACCTGCTGAAAAGCGCGTATTGATCGATAAGTTGCGCGAGCGATTCAAATTCTATCCGAACGCAAAAATTGAAGTAAAAGACTTTGAGCAAGGTCCCGATCAGGAAGCTCCAGTAGCCATTCGCGTATTTGGCGAAAACCTCGACACCCTGAAAGTGATGGCTGCCCGGGTTGAAACTGCCTTCAAACAAACGCCCGGTCTGATTTACGTCAACAACCCGTTATCCAGCCAGAAAACCGATTTGCGGGTACGCATCAACAAAGAGAAAGCAGGCCTGTTAGGCATTTCCATTGCCGATGTGAACCGCACTATCCGGCTCGCTATTGCAGGTCTGAACGTGGGTACCTTTAAAGAGCCCAATGGCGACGATTACACCATCAACGTAACCCTTCCCAAAGGCAAAGTAGCTGACCAGCATGTTTTGAGCAATCTGTATGTCAATACGTTAACGGGATCAGCAGTACCGTTGCGCCAGATTGCCGATCTCGAATTTGAGAGTAGCATGAACCAGATTCGCCACTACGATAAAGACCGTTATGTGACGATCACCGGCTTTGTAAAAACGGGCTATCTGGTCGATAATGTATTCAACGGGGTGTTATCAAAACTCGACAAAATGAAATTCCCGACGGGTTTCAGCTATAAAGCGGCTGGTGAGCTGGAAAGCCGTGAGAAATCATTCGGTGGTTTAGGTACCATTATTCTCATCACCATTTTTGGGTTCATTGCCGTTCTGGTGCTGGAATTTGGCACCTTTAAAAGCACGTTGATTGTGCTATCGGTAATTCCGCTAGGTGTCATTGGCGCAGTGCTGGCCCTGTATTTCACTGGCAATCCGTTCTCGTTCGTAGCGGTTATTGGGTTGATTGCCTTGATTGGTATCGAAGTTAAAAACTCTATTCTCCTGGTTGATTTCACCAACCATCTACGCGAAGAAGGCATGTCGTTAATCGACGCGATTCAGGAAGCGGGCGAAATCCGATTTGTGCCTATTGTACTCACCTCATTGACGGCCATTGGTGGCCTGATCCCGCTGGCTATCGAAGGAAACCCGCTCTATTCGCCACTCGCCTGGGTAATTATTGGCGGTCTGATTTCCAGCACGTTGCTATCACGCATTGTTACGCCTGTGTTGTATAAGTTGTTGCCACCGGGTGTTGTTGTAAAATCGGTCCCAGCGAAGGAACCGGAGATGGCGTAA
- a CDS encoding efflux RND transporter periplasmic adaptor subunit, protein MKLSQIVYSILVAVVLWSCGSKASTDEKTTATAPEDAVVPIKLSPVSTVVRAEPVVASGLVSSAQEVRLSFKIGGIINRMFVEEGQSVRKGQLLATLDLTEINAQVSQAQLANEKAERDLGRVKSLYADTAATLEQLQNATTGTNVAKQNLTIARFNQSYAQIHSTVDGTVIRKIANAGELISAGASVYQISSNRPSDWVVRVGVSDKDWARLRLGNRASITLDAYPDRTFTGTVSELAQAADPANKLYEVEVRINPGGVKLAPGLFAKVTLVPAQSRSYTLVPIEAIVEGNGKEGFVYLLADDNRSAGPLHVRKVPIQIGFIDGDKVLITNGLPGVKDVVTGGSAYLTEESSVVVK, encoded by the coding sequence ATGAAACTATCACAAATAGTGTACTCTATTTTAGTTGCCGTCGTGCTCTGGTCATGTGGCAGTAAAGCCAGCACAGACGAAAAAACCACCGCCACTGCACCCGAAGATGCGGTCGTTCCAATCAAATTATCGCCGGTAAGCACCGTTGTACGGGCTGAGCCTGTTGTGGCATCGGGTCTGGTTTCTTCGGCGCAGGAGGTACGCTTATCGTTCAAAATTGGTGGCATCATCAACCGTATGTTTGTCGAAGAAGGGCAATCGGTTCGGAAAGGGCAGCTCCTAGCCACGCTCGATCTAACCGAAATCAATGCACAGGTGAGTCAGGCACAACTGGCGAATGAGAAAGCAGAGCGTGATCTGGGCCGCGTTAAAAGTCTATATGCCGATACTGCCGCCACACTAGAGCAACTTCAGAATGCCACGACAGGCACCAACGTAGCCAAACAAAATCTGACCATTGCCCGATTCAACCAAAGTTACGCGCAGATTCATTCGACAGTTGATGGGACCGTAATCCGTAAAATTGCCAATGCGGGCGAGCTGATCTCAGCAGGGGCATCTGTTTACCAGATTTCATCAAATCGCCCGAGCGATTGGGTTGTGCGCGTGGGCGTATCTGACAAAGACTGGGCGCGACTCCGGTTGGGCAACCGTGCCAGTATCACCCTCGACGCTTACCCCGATCGCACATTTACCGGTACCGTTAGCGAGCTAGCCCAGGCTGCCGATCCAGCCAACAAGCTTTATGAGGTGGAAGTCCGAATTAATCCCGGTGGGGTAAAACTTGCACCCGGTCTGTTTGCGAAAGTAACCCTCGTTCCGGCCCAAAGCCGTAGTTACACCTTAGTCCCCATCGAAGCAATTGTAGAAGGAAATGGCAAAGAAGGGTTTGTCTATCTATTGGCCGATGACAACCGGAGCGCCGGACCGTTACACGTCCGCAAAGTGCCGATCCAAATTGGCTTTATCGATGGCGATAAAGTACTAATAACGAACGGGTTACCTGGTGTAAAAGACGTAGTCACCGGCGGATCGGCATATCTGACAGAAGAATCAAGCGTAGTTGTGAAATAA
- a CDS encoding DUF433 domain-containing protein: protein MNQLITIHPDIQSGTPVFFNTRVPVKNLFDYVKGGHTVIEFIDDFPSVKYEQALAVLDLAESTVTLNSVARA from the coding sequence ATGAATCAACTTATCACCATACACCCGGATATTCAGAGTGGAACCCCCGTTTTTTTTAACACACGAGTCCCAGTTAAGAATTTGTTCGATTATGTAAAAGGTGGTCATACCGTGATCGAGTTTATTGATGATTTTCCATCGGTTAAATACGAACAGGCGCTCGCTGTTTTAGATCTGGCCGAATCAACTGTAACGCTTAATTCTGTTGCACGTGCCTAA
- a CDS encoding DUF3995 domain-containing protein, with protein sequence MIPAITNSIILLVVSGIHVYWALGGNWGLRESLPERNGTKMLRPGRFITFIVAIIFSGMALFYLYKIGHFPSINSLIPTWLSQYGLWILAIIFLIRALGDFRYVGFFKRIRNSRFADLDTKFYSPLCLLLSANTFLLIFSLSKS encoded by the coding sequence ATGATACCTGCTATCACAAACTCCATCATTTTGCTGGTAGTCAGCGGCATCCATGTTTACTGGGCCCTTGGCGGCAACTGGGGCTTACGGGAATCTCTGCCTGAACGAAACGGCACAAAAATGCTTCGGCCGGGCCGGTTCATTACCTTCATTGTGGCTATTATTTTCAGCGGGATGGCTCTTTTTTATCTCTATAAAATTGGCCACTTCCCTTCGATCAATTCACTAATACCGACCTGGTTAAGCCAATACGGTCTCTGGATATTAGCCATTATTTTTCTTATACGTGCCCTCGGCGACTTTCGTTATGTCGGCTTTTTCAAACGAATACGCAACAGCCGTTTCGCGGATTTAGACACAAAGTTTTACTCACCACTGTGTTTGCTGCTGAGTGCAAACACATTCCTATTGATTTTTTCCCTATCAAAATCATGA
- a CDS encoding TolC family protein, with protein MRLSYKHIRYLSLLIPFSVVAQPAPSSQSTILDGYVREGLANNLALRQESLEISRVTESLNQAKSLFYPRIAFNPTYSLAAGGRRLEFPVGDLLNPAYKTLNQLIGADKFPTNIENVNQLLAPNNFHDTKFTVQYSIFNTDIQYNYLIQKQLVSAQEARKRVVENELRYNIATAYYQYLQTLDAIRIFENSRQLLTGLARLNEKFVSNNVATKEVVTSARYEISKVDQQLAVAQKNREAARAYFNFLLNRELTTAVDVDSTLTKILPESKENLTELQQTALHSRQELNQLGGSLQAAQTLVKLNEANAKIPNVYVGGNAGFQGYGYTFQNQAYMVAQVGLQWDLFRGYEKRSKIQQAKIQTNALQTRMAEVQRQIQLQVLQAYYDLNAATESLAATQSGMVNADQTFRVIDSKYRNGQSLLIEYLRYQNDQLTAQLQHSLARTDVLVKRAALDRAVAVGQ; from the coding sequence ATGAGACTTAGTTATAAGCATATCCGCTATTTGAGCCTGCTTATCCCGTTTTCGGTAGTGGCCCAGCCCGCTCCGTCAAGCCAATCAACGATTTTAGATGGTTATGTTCGGGAAGGTTTGGCAAACAATCTGGCGCTTCGGCAGGAGTCGCTGGAAATTAGCCGTGTTACGGAATCGCTCAATCAGGCAAAATCGTTGTTTTATCCCCGTATTGCCTTTAACCCAACTTATTCGCTGGCGGCTGGTGGTCGACGGTTGGAATTCCCGGTGGGTGATTTGCTCAATCCAGCCTACAAAACGCTGAACCAGCTTATTGGTGCGGACAAGTTTCCGACGAACATCGAAAATGTGAACCAATTGCTGGCTCCCAACAACTTCCACGACACGAAGTTCACGGTTCAGTATTCGATCTTCAACACCGATATTCAGTACAACTATTTGATTCAGAAACAGCTCGTTTCGGCGCAGGAAGCTCGCAAACGCGTTGTTGAAAACGAACTTCGGTATAATATTGCCACTGCCTATTACCAATATCTGCAAACACTCGACGCTATTCGAATTTTTGAGAACTCCCGTCAGCTATTAACCGGGCTGGCACGTTTGAACGAGAAATTTGTCAGCAATAACGTAGCGACAAAAGAGGTTGTTACATCAGCACGTTACGAAATCAGTAAGGTTGATCAGCAACTAGCCGTAGCTCAGAAAAATCGGGAAGCTGCTCGCGCTTACTTCAATTTTCTACTCAATCGGGAGCTGACAACGGCTGTTGATGTCGACTCCACCCTCACCAAAATTCTGCCTGAATCGAAAGAAAATCTGACCGAGTTACAACAAACAGCCCTGCATAGTCGGCAGGAACTGAATCAGTTAGGTGGCTCATTACAGGCCGCCCAAACGCTGGTCAAACTGAACGAAGCCAACGCTAAAATCCCCAATGTATATGTGGGCGGTAATGCGGGTTTCCAGGGATACGGCTACACGTTCCAGAATCAGGCGTATATGGTTGCGCAAGTTGGCCTTCAATGGGATTTATTTCGAGGCTACGAAAAACGCTCGAAAATTCAACAGGCCAAGATTCAGACCAACGCCCTCCAAACGCGTATGGCCGAGGTTCAGCGGCAAATTCAACTTCAGGTGTTGCAGGCTTATTACGACCTCAATGCCGCTACCGAGAGTTTAGCCGCCACCCAGAGTGGCATGGTCAACGCCGACCAGACGTTTCGGGTCATCGACAGCAAATACCGCAACGGACAGTCGTTGTTGATTGAGTATCTGCGGTATCAGAATGACCAATTAACGGCACAATTGCAGCACTCGTTGGCTCGCACAGACGTACTCGTCAAACGGGCTGCTTTGGATCGGGCGGTGGCGGTTGGGCAGTGA
- a CDS encoding TetR/AcrR family transcriptional regulator, with protein sequence MGITERKEREREEMRQLILDGAQKLFLANGFEKVSIRNIADEIEYSPATIYLYFKDKNQLLFALHQRGFVKMIGEFMPLQLLTDPFEKLVEMGRAYIRFAVENPELFDLMFIMTAPMDTLDKEDWVEGDQAFGLLMSIVQECMDAGIFQKHDVQSTAMMIWSGIHGYTALFLRKRLGMIPECDRQSVMDDAFNLFCETLRRGL encoded by the coding sequence ATGGGTATCACAGAGCGGAAAGAACGGGAGCGGGAAGAAATGCGGCAGTTAATTCTGGATGGCGCACAAAAGCTTTTTCTGGCCAATGGCTTCGAGAAGGTTAGCATCCGGAACATTGCCGACGAAATTGAGTACAGTCCAGCCACGATTTACCTGTATTTTAAAGATAAAAACCAGTTGCTTTTTGCACTTCACCAGCGCGGTTTTGTCAAAATGATTGGCGAGTTCATGCCTTTACAGTTGCTGACAGACCCGTTTGAGAAGTTGGTCGAAATGGGCCGGGCTTATATCCGGTTTGCGGTTGAGAATCCAGAATTGTTCGACCTGATGTTCATCATGACGGCTCCAATGGACACGCTCGATAAAGAAGATTGGGTAGAAGGCGATCAGGCATTTGGGCTGCTCATGAGCATTGTCCAGGAGTGCATGGATGCCGGTATTTTTCAGAAACACGATGTTCAGTCAACGGCGATGATGATCTGGAGCGGGATTCATGGCTATACCGCTCTGTTTCTACGGAAACGATTAGGCATGATTCCAGAATGCGACCGTCAATCGGTTATGGATGATGCGTTTAACCTGTTTTGCGAAACGTTACGGCGAGGGTTATAA
- a CDS encoding tetratricopeptide repeat-containing sensor histidine kinase, producing MKYSYLVILSVIKLLVGVSFTALAQVPNSLDSVRVYLKNHTVQDTNYVRALNVLGRELHSVANPDYAKADSILQVSEQIATRLQYGMGLAKAYTNRGSIYYLTDRQPLAVEYFQKALTTAEQYKLSPRFICGAISNVAAALSKLQQYEKVITMQLRSLRLQEQYNVQPRIATTYGGIGSALRELNKFNEALTYYRQALALMHAGKNISGAAIIENNIGICYDGLKQYDKSLASYKLALKHAKEVEFELLQADILVNIGLALKLSNHPKEGIPFVTQSLAIGRKQENKATMATAYFNLGQIYEELKDYKPAEANLKKALDLAKERGNKEQIANYTQGLADFYGGAKDFQQAYAFQLEKNNRKDSLISVQTSAEVQRLIAHYESEKKEAQIKLLHQQAQLHNEELIRQRFQRNALLIGGTMLLLLGGAVSAWLLNRSRLRRLEEAQRLRRQIAHDLHDEVGSTLSSISLLSGMVNSLIAQKRPEAVERAIQKINTDARQILEAMDEIIWTINPGNDSLQRIALRLQEYAQPLMESKDISFSFQTDPELADIPISMEVRRSLYLIGKEAINNLVKYSEATQATVRFARRDNQLEVLIEDNGRGFDVTQSRERTGQTSMKQRAEAMGGSLDVQSAPERGTRLVLTTAIAG from the coding sequence ATGAAATACAGTTATCTGGTCATCTTATCCGTTATTAAGTTACTAGTTGGCGTATCCTTTACGGCGTTAGCACAAGTACCTAATTCACTCGATTCGGTGCGGGTCTATCTGAAAAACCATACGGTTCAGGATACAAACTACGTCCGGGCGCTGAACGTACTAGGGCGCGAACTCCATTCGGTGGCTAATCCAGATTACGCTAAGGCTGATTCTATATTACAGGTATCGGAGCAGATCGCGACCAGGCTCCAGTATGGCATGGGACTGGCCAAAGCTTATACCAATCGAGGATCAATTTATTACCTGACCGATCGGCAACCGCTGGCCGTAGAATACTTTCAGAAAGCGTTGACAACGGCCGAACAGTATAAACTCAGCCCCAGGTTTATTTGTGGGGCTATATCGAACGTGGCTGCGGCTTTGAGTAAGCTACAGCAGTACGAGAAAGTCATAACGATGCAACTCCGTTCATTGCGGCTTCAGGAGCAGTATAACGTTCAACCACGAATTGCTACTACCTACGGCGGCATCGGTAGCGCACTCCGGGAGCTTAACAAATTCAACGAAGCACTTACCTATTACCGGCAGGCTTTAGCCTTGATGCATGCTGGAAAAAACATCAGTGGCGCAGCCATTATCGAAAACAACATAGGTATTTGCTATGATGGGCTGAAGCAATATGACAAGTCGTTGGCTTCCTACAAATTGGCTCTAAAGCATGCGAAAGAAGTTGAATTTGAGCTGTTACAGGCTGATATTCTGGTTAATATCGGTTTAGCCCTAAAACTATCGAATCATCCCAAAGAAGGAATACCGTTTGTAACACAATCGTTGGCTATTGGCCGCAAGCAGGAGAACAAAGCAACAATGGCAACGGCTTATTTCAATCTGGGTCAGATTTATGAAGAACTGAAGGACTATAAACCTGCCGAAGCGAATCTTAAAAAAGCACTGGATCTGGCGAAAGAGCGGGGCAATAAAGAGCAAATTGCGAACTATACGCAGGGCCTGGCCGATTTCTACGGTGGAGCGAAAGATTTTCAGCAGGCCTACGCCTTTCAACTCGAAAAGAACAACCGTAAGGATTCACTTATTTCTGTGCAGACCAGCGCTGAAGTTCAACGGCTAATTGCGCACTACGAAAGCGAGAAAAAGGAAGCCCAAATTAAACTACTTCATCAGCAGGCCCAGCTTCATAACGAAGAGCTGATTCGCCAGCGCTTTCAACGGAACGCCCTGCTCATTGGCGGCACCATGTTGCTTTTGTTAGGGGGAGCTGTGAGCGCGTGGTTGCTGAATCGCTCCCGACTCCGGCGACTTGAGGAAGCCCAGCGTTTACGCAGGCAAATTGCGCACGATTTGCACGACGAAGTAGGCAGTACGCTGAGTAGCATCTCGCTGCTTAGCGGAATGGTTAATAGCCTTATTGCCCAAAAACGACCTGAAGCGGTTGAACGTGCCATCCAGAAAATTAATACCGATGCGCGTCAGATTCTGGAAGCTATGGACGAGATTATCTGGACGATCAACCCCGGAAACGACTCCTTGCAGCGAATTGCGTTGCGGCTTCAGGAATATGCGCAACCGCTGATGGAGTCGAAAGACATTAGCTTCTCGTTTCAGACCGATCCCGAATTAGCTGATATCCCTATTTCTATGGAAGTTCGTCGGAGTTTATATCTGATTGGAAAAGAGGCTATTAATAATTTGGTTAAGTACTCCGAAGCCACGCAGGCCACGGTTCGATTTGCGCGACGGGATAACCAGCTTGAGGTGTTGATTGAGGACAATGGGCGCGGTTTTGATGTAACACAGTCCCGAGAACGTACGGGCCAAACCAGCATGAAACAACGCGCCGAAGCGATGGGAGGGTCGCTGGATGTTCAATCGGCTCCCGAGCGAGGAACTCGACTCGTGCTAACAACCGCTATTGCCGGATGA
- a CDS encoding tetratricopeptide repeat-containing sensor histidine kinase: MKSLYSLRLITFLLTFASIDIVHAQLPKSLDSLETYVQSHTPTDTNYVNALLRLGNLTTKARANYDRADSLLRVAEILAIKLNFGRGIYQANTFLGANYYLLGKGQQTLEYLQKALAIAETNKLPPRTLANAMTNIGTAYRQVNQHEKALEISLRSLRMQEQYNILPRNENTYNGVGLALKETKRPREAIGYFQQALVLNQNLKYPYGMAIAEQNIGRCYDDLNQYDKALAYYRIALKHAKESESELLQADILVNTGLVLREAKRFEEAKRPIEQALVLNKKQESKGAMATDYFNLGQVYEDLKDYKLAEQNMKKALALANELEDNTKIAIYTQGLADLYGGMKDFQQAYVFQLERNQRMDSTTTIRTTAEVQRLMVKYETEKKEAQIKLLQQQAKLNQQEHERTRFRTNVLIAGGVLLLLLGASVSAWLLNRSRLQRLEEAQQLRKQIAHDLHDEVGSTLSSISMLSGHTDTLLSQNRPETAQKMVQKIYTDARQILESIDEIIWTINPGNDSLHRIVLRLQEYAQPLMESKNIQCSFQIDAALEEAPISMDVRRNLYLIGKEAINNLVKYSGATQATVRFERKNSQLQVVIQDNGRGFDPDQPSERTGQDSMKQRAKSVGGSLEIQSSPGQGTRLQLVVSS; this comes from the coding sequence ATGAAATCGCTTTACTCTTTACGGCTGATCACATTCTTACTGACCTTCGCCAGTATTGATATCGTTCATGCACAACTACCCAAATCGCTCGATTCGCTCGAAACCTATGTGCAGTCGCATACGCCAACCGATACAAACTATGTGAATGCGTTGCTTCGATTGGGGAATCTGACTACCAAGGCAAGAGCCAATTATGACAGGGCCGATTCGTTGCTTCGCGTAGCCGAAATATTAGCAATTAAATTGAATTTCGGTCGGGGTATCTATCAGGCTAATACCTTTTTAGGGGCCAATTATTATCTGTTGGGCAAAGGACAACAAACGCTGGAGTATTTGCAGAAAGCCCTGGCTATTGCTGAGACCAATAAGCTCCCTCCGCGCACCCTGGCCAATGCTATGACGAATATCGGAACGGCTTATCGCCAAGTGAATCAGCACGAAAAAGCCCTCGAAATTTCACTGCGTTCGCTCAGAATGCAGGAGCAGTATAACATCCTGCCCCGCAATGAGAATACATACAACGGCGTTGGCCTTGCCCTGAAAGAAACGAAGCGACCCCGCGAAGCCATTGGGTATTTTCAGCAGGCACTCGTACTGAACCAGAATTTAAAATACCCTTACGGTATGGCCATTGCCGAGCAGAATATCGGCAGATGCTATGATGATCTGAACCAATACGATAAAGCATTAGCCTACTACCGGATAGCGCTTAAACACGCGAAAGAGTCTGAATCAGAGCTATTACAGGCGGACATTTTAGTTAATACGGGCTTAGTTTTACGAGAGGCCAAACGATTTGAGGAGGCAAAACGCCCCATAGAGCAAGCTTTGGTTCTCAATAAGAAGCAGGAAAGTAAAGGGGCGATGGCTACCGATTATTTCAATCTGGGGCAGGTGTATGAAGATCTTAAAGACTATAAGCTGGCGGAGCAGAACATGAAAAAGGCGCTGGCCCTGGCTAATGAACTGGAGGACAATACGAAAATAGCCATCTATACGCAGGGCCTGGCCGATCTGTACGGTGGCATGAAGGACTTCCAGCAGGCCTATGTTTTCCAGCTCGAACGAAACCAACGTATGGATTCTACGACAACTATTCGTACTACAGCCGAAGTACAACGATTGATGGTCAAATACGAAACGGAAAAGAAAGAAGCCCAAATTAAACTCCTTCAGCAGCAAGCCAAACTCAATCAGCAGGAGCATGAGCGTACTCGCTTCCGAACCAATGTGCTGATTGCCGGTGGTGTGCTTCTGCTTTTATTGGGAGCCAGCGTGAGCGCCTGGTTACTCAACCGATCTCGGCTCCAACGGCTCGAAGAAGCGCAGCAGTTGCGTAAACAGATTGCCCATGATCTTCACGACGAGGTAGGTAGTACACTCAGTAGTATTTCGATGCTGAGTGGCCATACCGATACGTTGCTGAGTCAGAACCGACCCGAAACGGCCCAGAAAATGGTTCAGAAAATCTATACCGACGCACGCCAGATTCTCGAATCGATTGATGAAATCATCTGGACCATTAACCCCGGCAACGACTCCCTGCATCGGATTGTTCTGCGATTGCAGGAATATGCGCAGCCATTGATGGAGTCGAAAAATATTCAATGCTCGTTCCAGATCGATGCTGCTTTGGAAGAAGCACCCATCTCAATGGATGTGCGCCGAAACCTGTATTTGATTGGGAAAGAGGCTATTAATAATCTGGTTAAATACTCTGGGGCTACACAGGCAACGGTTCGTTTTGAGCGAAAAAATAGTCAGCTCCAGGTCGTGATTCAGGACAATGGCCGAGGATTTGATCCGGACCAGCCCAGCGAACGAACGGGGCAGGACAGCATGAAGCAGCGCGCCAAATCGGTGGGTGGGTCGTTAGAAATTCAGTCGTCGCCGGGTCAGGGCACGCGCCTTCAATTGGTAGTTAGTTCGTAG